In the genome of Hydrogenobacter sp., the window CTTACTCCCTTCCCTTTTTTGCTTATCTTATAGGAAGCTTTGACGTAAAACACGCAACCCAAACACTTGACTACGATGTGAGATACACGGGTAATACGTTCAGAGTTTCTATAAACGCACCCGTTGACACAAACAAACCTGGTGAATCCTTCACCATAAGGGTAGGTTCAGAAAATAAGAGCCTCATTGATCTGTATAGCTCGGTTTTGGAAAACAACAAACCAGAAAAGTTCAAGTATTACCGCTATACAAGTGAATATTTAAACAGGATAAAAAAATGAAGTGGATCATACCCATATTGACAATTGTGATAGTTGCAGTTTATGTGCTTATAAACAACCAGAGACACCTCTTGAAAGAAGGTGACCTGCTTCTGGCTATGGGAAAACCACTTATGGCAGTTTCTATGTACGAGAGAGCGCTCTTAAATTACGTTCCCTTTAGCCCATACAATGCCGAAGCTATAAAAAGGATTGGGAACGTTTGCGATAAGCTAAACGAAAAAGAACATAAACTATTTTGCTACGAAACGCTCAGATCCGCCCTCTATCAGCTTAGAGGACTTTACATACCTTATGGAGAAAGGCTCAAATCACTGCAAGATAAAATACTCCTTATAAAGTTGGAGCTTTACATAGAACGGAACAATCCCCAACCTGATAAGTATCAAGTTATATACAAAGACCTCAAGAGTATGATGGACTACGATCCTTATCCCTCTACTTTCTGGAGTTTGGTAGTAGTCTTTTCTTTGCTTGGGTGGATATCCGCGGTAATTTTCGTGATACGAAGAGGTTTTAATAAGTTGGGACTTTTGGCTTATCTTATACTCTTTTCCCTGTGGATCTTGGGACTTTACATGGCATGAAGGTGCTTATACTCAACAGAAGGTGTATAAAGCATCCCCAGAGAGGAGGTGCTGAGGCTTATACTATGGAACTGGCAAGAGCTGTATTGCAGACAGGTGGAAAAGTGGAGTGGTTTTCTTCAAGACCTAAGGGGACACAAAGCGAGGAGGTTATTGAAGGTGTGAAGTTTGTCAGGAGAGGAAACGAACTTACCACCCATATTTACGGCTTTTTGTATGCTCTGAAAAAGTCAGAAGACTGGATAATCCTTGATGAGTTTAATGGTATCGGATACTTCACCTTTTTTTTAAAGAACTCTGTATTGCTTATACATCAACTGTACGGAGAGTTTTGGAATGCGCAGTTTGGATTTCTCGGTTACTTTTTTAGATTTCTTGAGAGGCTTTTCTTAAAATTATACAGAAAAAGGGATACTATTACCGTTTCGGCTTCTACGTATCAGGATCTCAAAAAGTTAGGTTTTGAAAAAGCACGTATAATTCACAACTGCATAGATATAAAACCCCTCAAAGATCTTCCGAAAAAAGAAGAAAAACTGAACCTTGTATATTTGGGAAGATTGAAAAGAACAAAAAACCCTGAGGATGCGGTAAAGGCTTTCCTTCTCATAAAGGAAAAGGTAAAAGAGACAAAACTCAATATCATAGGCGATGGTCCCATGATGTCTTATCTCAAAGAGGTGTATGGGAAGGTACCTGACATTACCTTTTGGGGATATTTGGACGATAGGGCAAAGTATCGGATATTGGAAAGATCTCACTTACTCTTAGTGCCAAGCTTAAGAGAAGGTTGGGGAAGGGTAGTAGTTGAAGCCAACGCTGTAGGAACTCCGGCAATAGGCTACGATGTTCCGGGATTAAGAGACAGCATAAAAGATAAGGTAACAGGTTTTCTGGTAAAGGATCACGTACAGATGGCGCAAAAAGCCATACTCCTGTGGGAGAACAGAGAGTTGTACAAAACTATGTCTGAAAATGCACTAAGGTGGGCAAGAAACTTTATACAGGAGATAACCAAAGAAGAGTTCATCAATTTCTTGAGGTCAAGACTATGAAGACTCTTTTGGTCTTGCCCACATACAACGAAGCGCAGAACGTAAAAATCCTTTTACCTAAACTTCTTAACTTCGCTTTTCTGGATATTCTCGTCGTGGACGATAACTCTCAAGACGGAACATCAGATACAGTAAAGGCATACTCTGAAAAAACACTGAAAGTTAATCTCATACAGAGACCATATAAGCTCGGGTTGGGTAGTGCCTATGTGGAAGGCTTCAAATGGGGTCTTGAGAGGGGTTACGAACTTTTCTTTGAGATGGACGCTGATCTGTCCCACAATCCGGAGGACATACCGAAATTTATAGAAAAGGTAAAAGAAGGTTACGATGTAGTAATCGGATCAAGATACATGAACAACACCATAAGCGTGGTGGGTTGGGATTTTAAAAGGTTGATCCTTTCCAAATTCGCAAACCTGTACGCTATTGGCATTTTGGGACTTAAAGGACTTTCGGATGTGACGAGCGGATTTAGATGCTACAGAAGGTCAGTTCTTGAAAATGTGAACCTTGACAGAATTAAGTCAAACGGTTACGCCTTTCAGATAGAGATGGTTTACAAAGCTTACACAAGAGGCTTTAAAATAGCGGAAATACCTATAATATTTTACGAAAGAAACAGCGGTTCTTCAAAAATGAATAGGGGGATAGTTTTGGAAGCGATCATAATCGTGTGGAGGTTGAAGTTTGGAAAAACATAAGGGATACCAAAAACACCTCGCAAGTATTAGAGAGATAGGCTTAAGACCCTTATTTAGAAAGCTATCGGAGAAAAGATCTTTCATGTACAAGCTATATCTGAGACTTACCAACATATCTGTGAAAAAGCTTATCGCCATACCTAACATAAAAAGTGCGTCAAAGATACTTGACATAGGTTGTGGGACAGGGGAAGTCCTTGAGTACATAAAAAGGTTCCTAAACTCCTCGGCTGAACTTTTTGGTGTAGATCTTGAAAGGAATTTTATGCTACCTGATTACGTAAACTTCAGCAACTGCGACATAGATCAAGATTTTTTGCCTTTTAAAGATGGTTCCTTTGACTTAGTTGTATCAAATTTCGTAATAGAACACTTGATAAATCCTCAAAAATTCTTTGCGGAAAGCTTCAGAGTACTCAAAAGCGGAGGATATTTTTACTGCTCCACGGAGTACTACATATCACTTTTCTGTCCCGAAGGTTACAACTTTTATTCGGATCCCACTCACATAAGACCGTGGACTAAGAAAAGCCTAAAAACTCTTGCCAAAATGTCAGGTTTTGAAATATATGAGGTTGGTATCCTCAGATGGTGGGAATTTTTACCACTATTACCCGTATTTCCTTTTCTAAACCTGATAACAAAAAACGATTTTTCTTTTATACCCTATGAAATCTTTGGAAGAACGGTTTATATAATAGCAAAAAAGCCATGAAAATACTTCACTTTATATACGATCACTTAAATAACCCTTGGGTGGGTGGTGGTGGTGCTGTGAGAGTTTATGAGATTTATAGAAGATTGGCAGAAAAAGGGCATAAGATTACGGTCATATCCGGAAATTTTCCCGGAGCTTCTGACTATAAAATCAATGATAACTTTGAGTATAAATTTGTTGGAAGTAAAAAAAATTATATAATCAGCACATTCTCTTATG includes:
- a CDS encoding glycosyltransferase family 4 protein; this encodes MKVLILNRRCIKHPQRGGAEAYTMELARAVLQTGGKVEWFSSRPKGTQSEEVIEGVKFVRRGNELTTHIYGFLYALKKSEDWIILDEFNGIGYFTFFLKNSVLLIHQLYGEFWNAQFGFLGYFFRFLERLFLKLYRKRDTITVSASTYQDLKKLGFEKARIIHNCIDIKPLKDLPKKEEKLNLVYLGRLKRTKNPEDAVKAFLLIKEKVKETKLNIIGDGPMMSYLKEVYGKVPDITFWGYLDDRAKYRILERSHLLLVPSLREGWGRVVVEANAVGTPAIGYDVPGLRDSIKDKVTGFLVKDHVQMAQKAILLWENRELYKTMSENALRWARNFIQEITKEEFINFLRSRL
- a CDS encoding polyprenol monophosphomannose synthase; the protein is MKTLLVLPTYNEAQNVKILLPKLLNFAFLDILVVDDNSQDGTSDTVKAYSEKTLKVNLIQRPYKLGLGSAYVEGFKWGLERGYELFFEMDADLSHNPEDIPKFIEKVKEGYDVVIGSRYMNNTISVVGWDFKRLILSKFANLYAIGILGLKGLSDVTSGFRCYRRSVLENVNLDRIKSNGYAFQIEMVYKAYTRGFKIAEIPIIFYERNSGSSKMNRGIVLEAIIIVWRLKFGKT
- a CDS encoding class I SAM-dependent methyltransferase yields the protein MEKHKGYQKHLASIREIGLRPLFRKLSEKRSFMYKLYLRLTNISVKKLIAIPNIKSASKILDIGCGTGEVLEYIKRFLNSSAELFGVDLERNFMLPDYVNFSNCDIDQDFLPFKDGSFDLVVSNFVIEHLINPQKFFAESFRVLKSGGYFYCSTEYYISLFCPEGYNFYSDPTHIRPWTKKSLKTLAKMSGFEIYEVGILRWWEFLPLLPVFPFLNLITKNDFSFIPYEIFGRTVYIIAKKP